GTCCTCTTCTCCACGAGCCCGAGAAGGGAGGACACCTTCGGGGCGGTGAGCTGGGTCTAATACCACCCCACCTTGGCTCCGCCAAGGTGGGGGCCCCGGTCAAGCCCTTCTTCAAACCCCCCTTTATCCCCTTAAGAAGGCCACGTAGCGCTCCAGGAGCAAGTAGGCCTCCCCCGAGGCCAGGACCTCCTGGGCCAGGCGCACCCCCTCGGCCAGGGAAGGAACTTTCCCCGCCGCATAGAAACCGGCCCCCGCCGCCAGGGCCACCCCCTGAGCGTGGGGGCCCTTTTCCTCCCCCTTCAGGACCCGCTTGGCCAGCTCAGCGTTCTCCTGGGGGGAGCCTCCCCGGAGGGCCGCCACGGGGAAGCGGGTCAGGCCCACCGCCTCCGGGGTGAGGGCATAGGCCCCCCGCCCCACCTCCACCACCTGGTTCTCCCCCAAGACGAGCTCGTCCGCCCCCTCCCCGTGGACCACCAAGCCCTTAGCCCCCAAGCGCTCCAGGGCCTCGGCCATGGGGGCAAGCCACCTTGGGCTAAAGACCCCAAGGACATACCGGTCGGCCCCCGCGGGGTTGGTGAGGGGGCCCAGGAGGTTGAAGACGGTGCGGATGCCAAGCTCCGCCCGCACGGGGGCCACGTGGCGCATGGCCGGGTGGAAGAGGCGGGCGAAGAGAAAGCCAAAGCCCAGCTCCTCAATGGCCTCCCCTACCCGCTCTGGAGGGGCCTCCAGGTCCACCCCCAGGGCCTCGAGGAGATCCGCCGAGCCCGCTCTTGAGCTTGCCGCCCGGTTCCCGTGCTTGGCCACCGCCACCCCCCCCGCCGCCGCCACCAGGGCCCCCAAGGTGGAGAGGTTCAAAAGCCCCTGGTGGTCCCCGCCCGTGCCCACGATGTCCAAGAGGGGTCGCCGCCTTACCGGCAGGGTCCTGGCGGCCTCCCGCATGGCCCTGGCCATGGCGGCGATCTCGGCAGGGGTTTCCCCCCTGAGGGCCATGGCGGTGAGCACCCCCGCCACCCGCACCGGGCTCAGTTCCCCCCGCATCATGGCCCCCATGAGGCCAAAGGCTTCCTCCTCCGTGAGCACCTCCCCCAAAAGCGCCTTTTTCACCGCGTCCATGGGTCCTCCAAGAAGTTCTTGAGGATGAGTTTACCGGCTTCCGTGAGGTAGCTTTCCGGGTGGAACTGCACCCCGTGGGTGGGGTATTGGCGGTGGCGGAAGCCCATCACCGTACGCCCCCCCGCCTCCTCCACCCAGGCGTTCACCCGGAGGTCTTCCGGCACCTCCTCCACCACCAGGGAGTGGTAGCGGGTGGCGGGGAAGGGGTTAGGCAGGCCCCGGAAAAGGCCGGTGCCGTCGTGGTGGATCTCGCTCACCTTGCCGTGCATGACGATGGGGGCGGGCACCACCTTACCCCCAAAGGCCATGCCGATGGCCTGGTGCCCCAGGCAGACCCCCAGGATGGGGTAGCGGGGGGCATACTGGGCGATGAGGGGCAGGGAAAGGCCCGCCTCGAGGGGGGTGCAGGGCCCAGGGCTTATCAGGATGCGGTCCGGGTCCAAAGCCTCCACCTCCTCCAGCCGGAACTGGTCGTTGCGCCACACCACAGGGCTTGCCCCCAGCTCCCCCAAATACTGCACCAGGTTGTAGGTGAAGCTGTCGTAGTTGTCGATCACGAGAACCCTCACTTCGCCCACCTCCCTTTCCGAGGCCCCCGCCCTGGCGCCAGCCAGGGTGGGGTGGTCATAGTCCTTCCTCCGCCATCTCCACCGCCTTCAGAAGGGCCTTCGCCTTGTTCCAGCACTCCTCGTACTCCCTTTCCGGCACCGAGTCCGCCACGATGCCCGCCCCCGCCTGCACGTGCATCCAGCCCTTGGCGATCACAAAGGTGCGCAGGGTGAGGGCCACGTCCATGGCCCCGTCGTAGGCCAGATACCCAAAGCTTCCCCCGTAGGGCCCCCGGCGGTGGGGCTCCAGTTCCTCGATGATCTCCATGGCCCGGATCTTGGGGGCCCCCGAGACCGTGCCCATGGGAAGCACGCTGGCCAGGGCGTCCAGGGGGGTCTTCCCCTCCGCCAAAACCCCTTCCACCGTGGACACCAGGTGCATCACGTGGGAGTAGTACTCCACGTGCAAGGGCTCGAGGACCCGCACCGTCCCGAAGGCCGAAACCCGGCCGATGTCGTTGCGGGAGAGGTCCAGAAGCATCACGTGCTCGGCCCGCTCCTTTTCGTCCTTTAGAAGCTCCTCGGCAAGCCGCTTATCCTCCTCCTCGTCCTTTCCCCGGGGCCTTGTGCCGGCGATGGGCCGAGTCACCACTTTCTTCCCGTCTGAGCGCAGGAGGCTTTCCGGGCTGGCGGAAACCAAGACCACCTCCCCCAGGTCCAAATAGCCCATGTAGGGGCTAGGGTTCACGCTCCTTAAGGCGCGGTAGAGGGCAAAGGGGTGGACGGTGAGGGGGGAGGAAAGCCTCAAGGAGAGCACCACCTGGAAGATGTCCCCGGCGCGGATGTAGGCCAGGGCCCTTTCCACTGCCTTTAGGTACTCCTCCCGGCTCATGTCGGGCGCAAAACGGGCCCTTCCCCCCGGCCTTTCCCCCGGCACCCCCGGCAAGGGACCCTTAAGCTTTTTCTCGGCCCAAAGAAGGCGGGCCTCGGCCTCCTCGGGGTCCGTCCCCGGGGCCACCAGGTGGAGGAGGCTTTTCAGGTGGTCAAAGACCAGCACCACCTCAGGCTCCACGAAGAGGAGGTCGGGGAGGCCCAGGTCGTCGGGCTTGAGGGCGGGCAAGCGCTCGTAGTGGCGGATGAGGTCGTAGGCGGCGTAGCCCACCACCCCCCCGAAGAAGGGGGGGAGGTCGGGGGGGCGCTCCAGGGGAGCGTGGACCACCTCGTAGAGGGTGCGCAAGGGGTCCCGGGTTTCCACCCTTGCCCCGTTTACGGCGAAAATCCCGTCCTTGAGCCGGAAGGTGCGCCTGGCCCCCACCCCCACGATGGAGAAGCGGCTTTGCCTTCCCCGCTCCACCGACTCCAGGAGGAAGCTCACGGGGGCCTTCTCCGCAAGCTTCAGGTAGGCGGTCACCGGGGTTTCCAGGTCGGCCAAGAGGGTTTTGCGAAAAGGCCTTATGGTTTCCATGCCGCTCCTTACAAAAACCCCGGGGCCTAGCCCCGGGGAAACACGCCCATCCGCCCCCGGGGACCTAACCGGGCCACCAAAGGGCGGGAAGCGGGCTCATGTTCCCAGAATAGCCCAAGCCCCCCCTGGCGTCCAGGGGGAGCCGGGCATCAAGGAAGCCTCAGAACCTTTCGGCCACCGTCTTCATCTGCAGGAAGTGCAAGAGGTAATCAGGCCCCCCGGCCTTGGTGTCGGTGCCGGAGAGGTTGAAGCCGCCGAAGGGCTGGACCCCCACCAGGGCCCCGGTGATCTTGCGGTTGAAGTAGAGGTTCCCCACGTGGAACTCCCGCCGGGCCCGTTCCAGGTGCTCCCGCTTGCGGGAGTAGACCCCCCCGGTGAGGCCGTAGACGGTGTTGTTGGCCACCTCGAGGGCCTCGCCAAAATCCCTCACCCGGATCACGGAGAGCACCGGGCCAAAGATCTCCTCCTGGGCGATCTTGGCGGTGGGAGGCACCTCGGTGAACACGGTGGGGGCGATGAAGTAGCCCTCCCCTTCCAGGCGCTTTCCCCCAAGAACCAGCTGGCCTTCCCCTTTGCCGATCTCGATGTAGGAGAGGA
The nucleotide sequence above comes from Thermus tengchongensis. Encoded proteins:
- the trpD gene encoding anthranilate phosphoribosyltransferase — protein: MDAVKKALLGEVLTEEEAFGLMGAMMRGELSPVRVAGVLTAMALRGETPAEIAAMARAMREAARTLPVRRRPLLDIVGTGGDHQGLLNLSTLGALVAAAGGVAVAKHGNRAASSRAGSADLLEALGVDLEAPPERVGEAIEELGFGFLFARLFHPAMRHVAPVRAELGIRTVFNLLGPLTNPAGADRYVLGVFSPRWLAPMAEALERLGAKGLVVHGEGADELVLGENQVVEVGRGAYALTPEAVGLTRFPVAALRGGSPQENAELAKRVLKGEEKGPHAQGVALAAGAGFYAAGKVPSLAEGVRLAQEVLASGEAYLLLERYVAFLRG
- a CDS encoding anthranilate synthase component II, with the translated sequence MRVLVIDNYDSFTYNLVQYLGELGASPVVWRNDQFRLEEVEALDPDRILISPGPCTPLEAGLSLPLIAQYAPRYPILGVCLGHQAIGMAFGGKVVPAPIVMHGKVSEIHHDGTGLFRGLPNPFPATRYHSLVVEEVPEDLRVNAWVEEAGGRTVMGFRHRQYPTHGVQFHPESYLTEAGKLILKNFLEDPWTR
- the trpE gene encoding anthranilate synthase component I; this encodes METIRPFRKTLLADLETPVTAYLKLAEKAPVSFLLESVERGRQSRFSIVGVGARRTFRLKDGIFAVNGARVETRDPLRTLYEVVHAPLERPPDLPPFFGGVVGYAAYDLIRHYERLPALKPDDLGLPDLLFVEPEVVLVFDHLKSLLHLVAPGTDPEEAEARLLWAEKKLKGPLPGVPGERPGGRARFAPDMSREEYLKAVERALAYIRAGDIFQVVLSLRLSSPLTVHPFALYRALRSVNPSPYMGYLDLGEVVLVSASPESLLRSDGKKVVTRPIAGTRPRGKDEEEDKRLAEELLKDEKERAEHVMLLDLSRNDIGRVSAFGTVRVLEPLHVEYYSHVMHLVSTVEGVLAEGKTPLDALASVLPMGTVSGAPKIRAMEIIEELEPHRRGPYGGSFGYLAYDGAMDVALTLRTFVIAKGWMHVQAGAGIVADSVPEREYEECWNKAKALLKAVEMAEEGL